The bacterium DNA window ACGACTATCAAGGCCTCGGGACTCTAAGGAGGAGAAACGGGCATGAAGAAGAGCGGGTCGCAGAAAAGCAAGTCTCCTTCTCAGCTGATAGACGCCAGAATCAAGGAGCTGGATGACTGGCGGGGCAGGACATTATCACGGCTGCGCGCTTTAATTAAGCAAGCCGACCCCGCTGTGGTCGAAGAAGTGAA harbors:
- a CDS encoding DUF1801 domain-containing protein; the encoded protein is MKKSGSQKSKSPSQLIDARIKELDDWRGRTLSRLRALIKQADPAVVEEV